The Flavobacteriales bacterium DNA window AATAGCTCTAAAGTATAAACCATTTTCAATGGGTGTAAGAATTGAACACCCACAAGAGTTAATAGACAGTATTCAATACTCATGCAAAGAGCGAAGTCCGTATCTACCGGCAGCATCTTACAAACTAGTTACTCAAGTAAAAGAAAGAGGAGTGTACTCATTCTGTATGTGTCCAGGTGGGTTTATTGTTCCAGCCGCCACAAATAGTGGTGAAATAGTTGTAAACGGAATGTCCCCTTCAAAAAGAAATTCAGTGTTTTCAAACTCAGGAATCGTTGTTGAAGTAAAAGAAGAAGACCTTTTACCGTTTGAAAAATATGGCGAGCTTAGAGGACTTTATTACCAAATGTCAGTTGAAAAAAGCATGTGTCAATTAACACCAGAACTTCAAGTTGCACCAGCTCAAAGAATGGTAGATTTTGTAAATAAAAAAACCTCTTCAAAGTTAAACACCACCTCTTACCAACCGGGAATGCATTCAGTGCCTCTTCATGATATCCTACCTGAATCTATTTCATCTCACCTTTCTGAAAGCTTTAAAGTATTCGGTAAAAAGATGAGAGGATATCTCACCAACGAAGCCAATATTATAGGTGTGGAAAGCCGAACCTCTTCACCAGTAAATATCCCTAGAAATAAAGAAACATTACAACATATTCAGATTAAAAACCTTTATCCATGCGGAGAAGGTGCAGGATATGCAGGCGGAATAGTATCAGCAGCAATTGACGGCATCAAGTGTGCTGAAAAAATTATATAATTTTTTTTGACTATTAGCTAGTGTTGCTTATTGTAAATAAGTACACATTTATGGATTTAGTACTAGTACTCTTAATTGTAATTTTGCTGTATCTCCTTATTTTGTTTATCCTAAGAAAAATTAATTTCAAAGCGAGACAAAGTAATAAGAAGTGCGGAAACTGTTGTCCAAATTGTTATGATGCACTTTCAAAAATAAGAAGAAAAACCATCGATAACTTAATAAATGGAATGACATTGAATATTTTTGAATTTAAACGATTTAATTGAAGCAGTGGCAATTGGGAAGATATTCTATCAAGCTTTATTGTAAAAATCAATAATTAGATAAAAAGATACCACAAGCTACAGCAATGTTTAAAGATTCAGCCTTAGAATCCTTAGCTCTTGGAATACTTATTTTTGTAGGCTCTAATTCTAGTATACACTCACTTACCCCCTTAGATTCATTTCCAAAGATTAAAATACGCTTTGACGATGGCTTAACTTCTTTAAAATCATCCCCATCCAAGACTGTTGCATATAAGCTATAATCAGAATATTTCTTCAAATCTATATTTAAATCAACATAATGTACTTTAACCCTAGTGATAGATCCCATTGATGACTGTACAACCTTAGGATTTAAATAATCAACAGAATTTTCTGAACACAAAATGTGCTCCACGCCGAACCAGTCTGCCAAACGAATGATAGTCCCCAAATTACCAGGGTCACTAATTCCATCCAAAGCCAAAACCGTCTCACCAGATAATTTCAAGTTCTCACTTGGAATATGCACAAGAGCTAAAACTTTGTTTGGTGTCTTTAAAAATGAAATCCGACTAAGTTCTTTTTCTGAAACAATGGTAGCTTCACCTCCTTCCCATTCAGAGGTTGCATAAATGGCCTCTATTTCAAAGTCTGAATTAATAAGTTCATCTACTATCTTTTCCCCTTCAGCAATAAAAAGCCCCTCTGTTTTTCTATTTTTCTTTAGCGATAAAGAGCGGATTTGCTTAATTTTATTTCTAGTTAACATTATCTGTTTAAAACTTTAAGCCGAAAGTAAAAAAATATCTTCGGTAAATATTCATTAAAAATAAGTATTTAATACATTTGCCGTTCTAACCTTTAATAATAACATAATGATAAAAGCTGGTGTAGCTACAGGAAACCAAGTACAAGAAATTTTTAATCACGCAAAAACGCATGAATATGCTCTACCAGCAATCAATGTTGTTAATACCAGTAGTGTGAATTCAGTATTAGAATCAGCAAGAGACAATAATTCCCCTGCTATAGTTCAATTTTCAGCAGGTGGATGCCAGTTTTTCGCCGGAAAAGGACTTTCCAATGATAATTTTCAAGCTGCAATTGCCGGAGGAGTTTCTGGAGCAATGCACACACATCAGCTAGCTGAATTATACGGAGCAACAGTTATCTTGCATACAGACCACTGTGCAAAGAAATTATTGCCTTGGATTGACGGCCTTTTAAGTGCTGGTGAAGATTTTTACAATGTACACGGAAAATCGCTATACAGTTCGCACATGATTGACCTTTCTGAGGAATCTTTAGAAGAAAATATTGATATCTGTAAAAGATACCTCGAAAGAATGAGTAAAATGGATATGACTCTAGAAATCGAACTTGGTATTACTGGTGGCGAGGAAGATGGTGTAGACAACTCAGATGTTGACAGCTCAAAACTATATACTCAACCAGAAGAAGTAGCCTATGCGTATGAAGAACTAATGAAAGTTAGTGATAAATTTACCGTAGCTGCAGCTTTTGGTAATGTACACGGGGTTTATAAGCCTGGAAATGTAGACTTACAACCTAAAATTCTTAAAAATTCACAAACATTTATTCAAGAGAAATTTGGCACAGATTACAATCCTGTTGATTTTGTTTTTCATGGAGGTTCGGGTTCTTCCGTAGAAGATATTCGTGAAGCTATCGGATACGGAGTAGTTAAAATGAACCTTGATACTGACTTCCAATACGCATTCAGTTCAGGCGTTAGAGATTATATGACCGATAAGAAAGATTTCATAGCTTCTCAAATTGGAAACCCAGATGGTAGTGATATTCCAAACAAAAAATATTACGACCCAAGAGTATGGTTAAGACATGGAGAAGAAGCATTTAAACAACGACTTAACAAGGCGTTTGAAGATTTAAATAATGTTAATCAATTGAGTTAAAAATGGGTTGGTTTAAAAGGATACAAGAAGGTATTACCACTTCCACAAATGAGAAAAAAGAAACTCCTGAAGGCTTATGGTATCAATGTCCAAAATGTAAACATATCACTTCCACCGAAGAACACGAAAAAAATTTACATGTTTGTGTAAAATGTAACTTCCATGAAAGAATAAATGCAAAAGAGTACTTTTCTATTTTATTTGATGAAGGCAAATTCAAAGAGTTAGACTCCAACATGATGGCTCTTGACCCTCTTTCTTTTGAAGACACTAAAAAGTACAAAGACCGACTCTCTCAAACCATAAAGAAAACAGGTCTTAAAGATGCTATTACAACAAGCTGTGGTAAGATTAATGGAAAACCAGTAGTTATTGCTTGTATGAACTTCAACTTTATTGGAGGTTCAATGGGATCTGTTGTAGGAGAAAAAATTAGCCGAGCAATACAACACGCAATAAAAAAGAAATGTGGATTTATTATGATTTCAAAATCAGGTGGAGCTAGAATGATGGAAGCCGCATTTTCACTTATGCAAATGGCAAAAACATCAGCTAATCTCTCCCTATTATCCGAAGCAAAATTACCATACATATCCTTTCTTACTGACCCAACTACTGGAGGTGTAACTGCTTCATTTGCTATGCTTGGAGATGTAAATATCGCAGAGCCTGGAGCTCTAATTGGTTTTGCCGGACCAAGAGTTGTAAAAGAAACCATAGGCAAGAGTTTACCAGAAGGTTTTCAAACCTCAGAATTTGTTCTTGAACATGGTTTTTTAGACTTCATTGTTGAACGAAAGAACTTAAAAAATAAACTCTCGCTCTTACTCGATATGTTCTTAGATTACAAAAAACAGTGATATATCTACTTTAATCTAAAACTTTTACTATCTTTGCCAACCATTTTGAAAATGAAAATTTAATAAGAAAATGCACGTAACTGCTAAAGAAAAAGTTGCCATCTTTAAAAAACATGGCGGAGACTCAAAAAATACAGGTTCAACAGAAGGACAAATTGCTTTGTTCTCTAAACGAATAAGCTACTTAACTGAGCACCTGAAACTCAATAGAAAAGATAAAAGTACTCAACGTTCTCTTCAACTACTAGTTGGTAAACGTAGAGGTCTTCTTGATTATCTTATGAAGAAAGATATCGAAAAGTACAGAATACTTATTAAAGAATTAGGAATAAGAAGATAAGGAATCTTCTTAGCGATAAAACGCAAAAGGCAATTTTTCAATTGCCTTTTTGTGTATTTATTAGCATGTATGTAAATTGAAATAAAATGAAAGAAATTGTAAAAAAGATTGAACAAAAAGACGGTAGAACCATTGAATTAAGAACAGGAAAACTGGCTAAACAAGCTGATGGAACTGTTGAAGTAAGAATGGGCAACTCCGTACTTTTAGCAACTGTTGTTTCCAGCAAAGAAGCTAAAGACGATGTTGACTTCCTACCACTTACAGTGGATTACAGAGAAAAATTTGCCGCTGACGGAAGATTTCCAGGCGGATTTTTAAAACGTGAAGCAAGACCAACTGACCATGAAATTTTAATCATGCGATTAGTTGACAGAATATTAAGACCCCTATTTCCTAGCGATTATCACGCAGAAACGCAGATTATGCTATCTCTTTTATCGCATGACGAAAACGTTTGTCCTGAAGCATTAGCTGGTTTAGGCGCTTCAGCAGCACTAGCCGTATCTGACATACCGTTCAACGGACCAATATCAGAAGTTAGAGTAGGTAGAATTAATGGCGAATTAATTGCTAACCCAACACCAGCTCAATTAGAAGAATCAGATATTGATATGGTTATCGGAGCTTCAGCAGATAGCGTGGCAATGGTTGAAGGTGAAATGGATGAAATTTCTGAAGCTGAAATGGTTGAAGCTATTAAATTTGCTCACGAAGAAATCAAAAACCATTGCGCTGTTCAATTAGAACTTACTAAAGCAGTAGGAAAAGAAGATAAAAGAGAATATTCTCACGAAAATCACGATAAAGAACTTGAAGACAAGGTGATGTCTTTTTGTTACGACAAGTTTTATGCCGTAGCCAAAAAAGCCTCAGACAAACACACAAGAAGTGAAGAATTTAAAGCAGTCAAAGATGCTTTCAAAGAAACACTATCAGAAGAAGAATTATCTGAAAAGAGCTTCATGTTAGGTGGATAC harbors:
- a CDS encoding acetyl-CoA carboxylase carboxyltransferase subunit beta, encoding MGWFKRIQEGITTSTNEKKETPEGLWYQCPKCKHITSTEEHEKNLHVCVKCNFHERINAKEYFSILFDEGKFKELDSNMMALDPLSFEDTKKYKDRLSQTIKKTGLKDAITTSCGKINGKPVVIACMNFNFIGGSMGSVVGEKISRAIQHAIKKKCGFIMISKSGGARMMEAAFSLMQMAKTSANLSLLSEAKLPYISFLTDPTTGGVTASFAMLGDVNIAEPGALIGFAGPRVVKETIGKSLPEGFQTSEFVLEHGFLDFIVERKNLKNKLSLLLDMFLDYKKQ
- the rpsO gene encoding 30S ribosomal protein S15; amino-acid sequence: MHVTAKEKVAIFKKHGGDSKNTGSTEGQIALFSKRISYLTEHLKLNRKDKSTQRSLQLLVGKRRGLLDYLMKKDIEKYRILIKELGIRR
- a CDS encoding RNA methyltransferase — protein: MMLTRNKIKQIRSLSLKKNRKTEGLFIAEGEKIVDELINSDFEIEAIYATSEWEGGEATIVSEKELSRISFLKTPNKVLALVHIPSENLKLSGETVLALDGISDPGNLGTIIRLADWFGVEHILCSENSVDYLNPKVVQSSMGSITRVKVHYVDLNIDLKKYSDYSLYATVLDGDDFKEVKPSSKRILIFGNESKGVSECILELEPTKISIPRAKDSKAESLNIAVACGIFLSNY
- the fbaA gene encoding class II fructose-bisphosphate aldolase, which codes for MIKAGVATGNQVQEIFNHAKTHEYALPAINVVNTSSVNSVLESARDNNSPAIVQFSAGGCQFFAGKGLSNDNFQAAIAGGVSGAMHTHQLAELYGATVILHTDHCAKKLLPWIDGLLSAGEDFYNVHGKSLYSSHMIDLSEESLEENIDICKRYLERMSKMDMTLEIELGITGGEEDGVDNSDVDSSKLYTQPEEVAYAYEELMKVSDKFTVAAAFGNVHGVYKPGNVDLQPKILKNSQTFIQEKFGTDYNPVDFVFHGGSGSSVEDIREAIGYGVVKMNLDTDFQYAFSSGVRDYMTDKKDFIASQIGNPDGSDIPNKKYYDPRVWLRHGEEAFKQRLNKAFEDLNNVNQLS